Proteins from one Salmo salar chromosome ssa29, Ssal_v3.1, whole genome shotgun sequence genomic window:
- the LOC106590191 gene encoding serine/threonine-protein kinase PRP4 homolog, with translation MADVEMDIASSRMNNGNEHVKEDLESHDKSGSEEESGENSEEEEREEKEVGEGEAETNGEKTAKLSKHHSSGSKHKKKKHKHRSKHKKHKHTSEEDKDRKRKHRHKHKKHKRKDGSSSSAPGINSASSQRKTHISPSSDDKALLEELEKQRAMIKAELDSQVMEGGKVQSGMGLILQGYNSGSEEGDGEGRVRNGEQRQKGSMGKPPSPRGRSGKARRDSTEASKSSSKRHSRSKSKERTGKESKSDKTTKGSKDVAAKGRGRSKSKERKRSQSGGRSKERNKKSPSPSSRRAEQRSGRSDKRSSPQPDDRPNTERGSRRSRSRERPGRSESERERDKRPTKSPSKDASSGKENRSPHRRGGGVPISPSRRRSTSPRPTRDSQQASASASTSKQGSPSRSARSPARRGRSRSPDARRRDADRQGSSPLRKRIRPEAGPGGRARSRETSPRGAPQRRRMSRSPFRRRSPSPFRRRSRSPMRRRSPERDRYGRLRQYGRRSNSRDRDRRRRHGRDEDKFKGSLSEGMKADKESSEEEVLEDFDGEEVDEEAIIEQRRQQRLAIVQKYRGGNEDSMASMASEPSSPQSSTRSRSPSPDDILERVAADVKEYELENLDTFEENIKAKQGLITQEKDGPKKPSAPDMFTESDVMFEAAIDSARMRAAGVGGKDFKENPNLRDNWTDAEGYYRVNIGETLDKRYDVYGYTGQGMFSNVIRGRDTARAGQDVAVKIIRNNELMQKTGLKELEFLKRLNDADPDDKFHCLRLFRHFYHKQHLCLVFEPLSMNLREVLKKYGKDVGLHIKAVRSYTQQLFLALKLLKRCSILHADIKPDNILVNESKTILKLCDFGSASHVADNDITPYLVSRFYRAPEIIIGKPYDYSIDMWSVGCTLYELYTGKILFPGSSNNHMIKLAMDLKGKMPNKMIRKGLFKDQHFDQNLNFLYIEVDKVTEREKVTVMSTINPTKDLLCDMVGGQRLPEEQRKKVLVLKDLIDGTLMLDPAKRISINQALQHPFIQEKI, from the exons ATGGCCGATGTAGAGATGGATATCGCGTCTAGCAGAATGAATAACGGAAACGAGCACGT GAAAGAAGATTTGGAGAGCCATGACAAGAgtgggagtgaggaggagagtggTGAGAATTCAGAAGAAGAAGAGCGGGAGGAGAAAGAGGTCGGAGAGGGGGAAGCTGAAACTAACGGAGAAAAGACAGCGAAGCTGTCCAAACATCACAGCAGTGGCAGCAAACACAAGAAGAAGAAACACAAACACCGCAGCAAGCACAAAAAACACAAGCACACGTCCGAAGAGGACAAGGACCGAAAGCGCAAACATCGACACAAACACAAGAAACACAAACGTAAAGATGGCTCCTCTTCATCCGCCCCTGGCATCAACAGCGCCTCCAGCCAGAGAAAGACTCACATCTCCCCTTCATCTGACGACAAGGCCTTATTGGAGGAGTTGGAGAAACAGAGGGCCATGATTAAAGCTGAGCTGGACAGCCAGGTGATGGAGGGGGGTAAGGTGCAGTCAGGCATGGGCCTCATCCTACAGGGTTATAACTCTGGCTCTgaggagggagacggagagggcaGGGTCCGGAACGGGGAGCAGCGTCAGAAGGGCAGCATGGGGAAACCCCCCTCCCCCAGGGGTAGGAGTGGTAAAGCCAGACGGGACTCCACAGAAGCCAGCAAGTCCAGCTCTAAGCGCCACAGTCGGAGCAAGTCCAAGGAGAGGACAGGCAAGGAATCCAAGTCGGACAAAACAACCAAAGGCAGCAAAGATGTGGCCGCCAAAGGCCGTGGCCGCAGCAAATCAAAAGAGAGGAAGCGTTCCCAGAGCGGGGGCAGGTCCAAAGAGAGAAACAAgaagtctccttccccctccagcaggagagcagagcagagaagcGGCCGCTCAGACAAACGCTCTTCGCCCCAGCCTGACGACAGACCAAACACGGAGCGTGGCAGCCGGAGGTCCAGATCACGGGAGCGTCCAGGGCGGTCGGAgtcagaaagagagcgagacaagAGGCCGACCAAGTCACCTTCCAAGGATGCTTCGTCAGGGAAAGAGAACCGCTCTCCCCACAGGCGAGGAGGAGGAGTGCCCATTAGCCCCTCGAGGAGACGCAGCACCTCCCCACGCCCCACCAGAGACTCCCAGCAGGCATCCGCTTCAGCCTCCACCTCCAAACAGGGCTCTCCTTCTAGATCAGCCAGGTCCCCAGCAAGGAGAGGCCGCAGTCGCTCCCCAGATGCCAGGAGGAGGGATGCTGACAGACAGGGCTCCTCACCACTCCG AAAGCGAATACGCCCAGAAGCAGGGCCAGGGGGTAGAGCGAGGTCACGGGAGACCAGCCCCAGAGGTGCTCCCCAACGTCGCAGGATGAGCCGCTCACCCTTCAGAAGAAGGTCCCCCTCGCCCTTCCGGAGACGGAGCAGGTCTCCAATGAGACGCAG GTCGccggagagagacagatacggcCGTCTCAGACAGTACGGCCGGCGCTCTAACTCCCGGGAccgggacaggaggaggagacatgGCCGGGACGAGGACAAGTTCAAGGGCAGCCTCTCTGAGGGCATGAAGGCCGACAAGGAGTCCTCCGAGGAGGAAGT GCTTGAGGACTTTGACGGTGAGGAGGTGGACGAAGAGGCGATCATAGAGCAGCGCCGGCAGCAGCGCCTGGCTATCGTCCAG AAGTACCGTGGTGGCAACGAGGACAGCATGGCGTCCATGGCGTCGGAGCCCAGCAGCCCGCAGAGCAGCACGCGGAGCCGCTCGCCCTCGCCAGACGACATCCTGGAGCGTGTGGCGGCCGACGTCAAGGAGTACGAGCTGGAGAACCTGGACACGTTTGAGGAGAACATCAAGGCCAAGCAAGGCCTCATCACGCAGGAGAAGGACG gaCCCAAAAAGCCCTCGGCCCCTGATATGTTTACGGAGTCGGACGTCATGTTTGAAGCAGCCATTGAT AGTGCCAGGATGAGAGCAGCAGGTGTTGGGGGGAAGGACTTCAAAGAGAACCCCAACCTCCGGGACAACTGGACCGACGCAGAGGGTTACTACC GCGTGAACATCGGGGAGACGCTGGACAAGCGCTACGACGTGTACGGCTACACAGGCCAGGGAATGTTCAGCAACGTGATCAGGGGCAGGGACACGGCCCGCGCCGGACAGGATGTGGCCGTCAAGATCATCCGCAACAACGAGCTCAT GCAGAAGACTGGCCTGAAGGAGCTGGAGTTCCTCAAGAGGCTCAACGACGCCGACCCAGATGACAAGTTCCACTGCTTGCGCCTCTTCAGACACTTCTACCACAAGCAGCACCTGTGTCTGGTGTTCGAGCCCCTCAG TATGAACCTGCGCGAGGTGCTGAAGAAGTACGGTAAGGACGTGGGCCTTCACATCAAGGCTGTCCGCTCCTACACCCAGCAGCTCTTCCTGGCACTCAAACTCCTCAAACGTTGCAGCATCCTCCACGCTGACATCAAGCCTGACAACATCCTG GTGAACGAGTCGAAGACCATCTTGAAACTCTGCGATTTTGGCTCGGCGTCCCACGTGGCAGACAACGACATCACGCCGTACCTCGTCAGCAGATTCTACAGAGCTCCAGAAATCA TCATTGGGAAGCCGTACGATTACAGCATAGACATGTGGTCAGTGGGCTGCACGCTGTACGAACTCTACACCGGCAAGATCCTTTTCCCCGGCTCCTCCAACAACCACATGATCAAACTGGCCATGGACCTCAAGGGCAAGATGCCCAACAAG ATGATCCGGAAAGGCCTGTTCAAAGACCAGCACTTTGATCAGAACCTCAACTTCCTCTACATTGAAGTAGACAAAGTGACCGAAAGG GAGAAGGTAACAGTGATGAGCACCATCAACCCCACCAAGGACCTGCTGTGTGACATGGTTGGTGGCCAGCGGCTGCCTGAGGAGCAGAGGAAGAAGGTCCTGGTCCTAAAAGACCTGATCGACGGCACGCTGATGCTGGACCCAGCCAAACGCATCAGCATCAACCAGGCCCTGCAGCACCCCTTCATCCAGGAGAAGATCTGA